Proteins encoded in a region of the Marinobacter arenosus genome:
- a CDS encoding ATP-binding protein yields the protein MKVILPFLLCCLLALFQSPLRADPPQPSPSPVLGSDELSWLAEQESFRIGVRVGQVPLIFDTGDGTLAGTYIDYLARLSDKLGVPMNPVILPAADEPGQTTPDTDAVLTTRLPQSLVTPGKRYSEPVMTLTYGLFVSAGDVAIRSLSDLEGGRIAVIDGDLNQYPMLDPVESFTPVEVESIAEAVSQVLSGQADAFLGPVAVVSDYLQSAMINGIGLSALLDETPVDVVFQVDVDDDRLYYVLNQAIAAISHTEHRVIRQAWLQADLPALERSGLELSVSDQEWLKRNPNLRVAFRSDWPPFEYAQDGRPTGLVPDLVTRLETELSARFNRIVVPDRMAAESQLRDGDIDILPGLSRTPRTENEYLFTRAYLTVPIALAIRDDGRFIGDLRELRDERVGVVNRHAAHDYLLINHPNLDIYPVNTVEEGLLALSNGDLEVMVTHIPAVSYTVARLGLSNLRITSITPYEYDLRLAVRKDKPELHRILNQALNSLEATETEAIYNRWIHLDIEQETDYTVVRRVVLIALLVVLIFLYWNRKLSREVDERIRSENALRRSEDELRAAKLEAERLAREAETASLAKSEFLANMSHEIRTPMNAVIGYSDLLNNTVTDPQQRTYLEAIRAGSRSLLMLINDILDLSRIEAGKMRLDYSAVSLRRLLGDVRHIFDLRAREQGITLEVSVDSKMPAAMMLDETRLRQVLFNLVGNAIKFTHNGGVTVRATARPLKPEEIPEDEGESDRQYYHLVVTVKDTGIGIPADQRERIFDAFEQQEGQNTRRYGGTGLGLAISRKLARMMGGDLEVESEPGTGSVFTVVIPRVAATGEQAEDEGEPKEEERLLAQTLSMQERGWLREQLASDFGDEWKTVRESGDPEQMKDFARRVQAWGQRFRSRSVTRYGEKLLADVEAFNLDAVNSSLEAFPKLLGRQ from the coding sequence GTGAAGGTCATCCTTCCCTTCTTACTATGCTGCCTGCTTGCGCTGTTTCAATCCCCGCTTCGAGCGGACCCACCCCAGCCGTCGCCGTCGCCGGTTCTCGGCAGCGACGAACTGAGCTGGCTCGCTGAGCAGGAAAGCTTCCGGATTGGGGTGCGCGTAGGGCAGGTCCCGCTGATCTTCGATACCGGTGATGGCACGCTGGCCGGCACTTACATTGATTACCTGGCCCGGCTCTCCGACAAGCTCGGGGTGCCGATGAATCCTGTGATTCTGCCCGCGGCCGATGAGCCCGGTCAGACTACGCCGGACACCGATGCGGTGTTGACCACCCGCCTGCCCCAATCTCTGGTCACCCCGGGGAAACGCTACAGCGAACCGGTGATGACGCTCACCTATGGTCTGTTTGTCAGTGCCGGTGACGTTGCGATACGCAGTCTGTCGGATCTGGAGGGCGGACGGATCGCAGTCATCGATGGCGATCTCAACCAGTACCCCATGCTGGATCCGGTCGAGAGCTTCACGCCGGTCGAGGTTGAAAGCATCGCCGAGGCCGTCAGCCAGGTGCTGTCGGGCCAGGCCGATGCGTTCCTGGGCCCGGTGGCGGTGGTTTCCGATTACCTGCAGTCGGCGATGATCAACGGCATTGGCTTGTCGGCTCTGCTTGATGAAACCCCGGTGGACGTTGTGTTCCAGGTGGATGTCGACGACGACCGCCTTTACTACGTCCTGAACCAGGCCATCGCGGCCATCAGCCACACCGAGCACCGGGTGATTCGACAGGCCTGGTTGCAGGCGGATCTGCCGGCCCTGGAGCGCAGCGGTCTGGAATTGTCGGTCTCTGATCAGGAATGGCTCAAGCGGAACCCGAACCTGAGAGTCGCCTTCCGGTCGGACTGGCCGCCGTTCGAGTATGCCCAGGATGGACGGCCGACCGGACTGGTGCCGGATCTCGTGACCCGGCTCGAAACGGAGCTCAGTGCACGGTTCAACCGCATCGTAGTGCCGGACCGCATGGCCGCCGAGTCACAGTTGCGGGATGGCGACATCGATATCCTGCCGGGGCTGTCGCGGACGCCTCGGACTGAAAACGAGTATCTGTTTACCCGGGCCTACCTCACCGTACCGATCGCCCTGGCCATCAGGGACGACGGCCGCTTTATCGGCGATCTGCGGGAGTTGCGGGATGAACGCGTTGGCGTGGTCAACCGGCACGCGGCGCACGATTACCTGCTGATCAACCATCCGAACCTGGATATCTACCCCGTGAATACCGTCGAGGAGGGGCTGCTGGCCCTGTCCAACGGCGACCTGGAAGTGATGGTGACTCACATCCCGGCGGTGAGTTATACGGTTGCCAGGCTGGGGCTCTCGAACCTCCGGATCACCAGTATTACCCCTTACGAGTACGATCTTCGGCTGGCTGTCAGAAAGGACAAGCCGGAGCTGCACCGCATCCTGAATCAGGCCCTGAACAGCCTCGAAGCCACCGAGACCGAAGCGATCTACAATCGCTGGATTCATCTGGATATCGAGCAGGAAACCGACTACACCGTGGTTCGCCGGGTGGTGCTGATTGCCTTGCTGGTGGTGCTGATTTTCCTCTACTGGAACCGCAAACTGTCGCGGGAGGTGGACGAGCGCATCCGGTCGGAGAATGCCCTGCGACGCAGTGAGGACGAACTCCGGGCGGCAAAACTGGAGGCGGAACGGTTGGCGCGGGAAGCGGAAACGGCGAGTCTGGCCAAGAGCGAGTTCCTTGCCAACATGTCCCACGAGATCCGAACGCCGATGAATGCGGTGATCGGTTACAGCGACCTGCTGAACAACACGGTGACGGACCCACAGCAACGTACCTACCTTGAGGCCATTCGAGCCGGCAGCCGCAGCCTGCTGATGCTGATCAACGACATTCTCGACCTGTCCCGCATTGAGGCCGGGAAAATGCGCCTGGATTACTCGGCGGTTTCCCTGCGCCGCCTGCTCGGTGATGTTCGTCATATCTTTGATCTGCGGGCCCGGGAGCAGGGCATTACCCTGGAAGTCAGTGTCGATTCAAAAATGCCGGCCGCCATGATGCTGGATGAGACCCGGCTCCGTCAGGTGCTGTTCAACCTGGTGGGCAACGCCATCAAGTTCACCCACAACGGCGGTGTGACCGTCAGGGCAACGGCCAGACCGCTCAAGCCCGAGGAAATCCCGGAGGACGAGGGCGAGTCAGACCGCCAGTACTATCACCTGGTGGTCACGGTAAAGGACACCGGGATCGGTATTCCCGCGGATCAGCGCGAGCGCATATTCGACGCATTCGAACAGCAGGAAGGTCAGAACACCCGGCGTTATGGTGGTACCGGTCTGGGGCTGGCCATCAGCCGTAAACTGGCGCGCATGATGGGCGGCGATCTGGAGGTGGAAAGCGAGCCCGGGACCGGGTCGGTGTTTACGGTGGTCATTCCGAGAGTGGCCGCCACCGGTGAGCAGGCCGAGGATGAAGGCGAGCCGAAGGAAGAGGAGCGGCTGCTGGCCCAGACGCTCAGCATGCAGGAGCGCGGCTGGTTACGGGAGCAGCTGGCCTCGGACTTCGGGGACGAGTGGAAAACGGTTCGGGAGAGCGGCGATCCCGAGCAGATGAAGGATTTCGCACGGCGGGTGCAGGCCTGGGGGCAGCGGTTCCGTTCGCGCTCGGTGACCCGGTATGGGGAGAAACTGCTGGCCGATGTGGAAGCGTTTAACCTGGATGCGGTGAACAGCTCACTGGAGGCATTTCCCAAGCTTCTTGGCCGCCAGTAA